The genomic region ATGTGTCAGTATTTCTGTGAACATGTGAGCTAATGTAGCACTAACAGTCAcacaaatccccaaacaaataaaatggaAGATGAAAGTTTGGTCATAGTTTGtatttgctgctttcctctttttatCTGTTGTGGTAAGAGAATTTGTGTCCATTCTCCTGCAGGTTCTTCCCCCGCCAGCTGGTTATGTACCTATTCGCACTCCAGCTCGCAAGCTCACAGCGACTCCAACACCGCTGGGTGGTATGACTGGATTCCACATGCAGACAGAAGACCGGACTATGAAGAGTGTCAATGACCAGCCATCTGGCAATCTCCCCTTCCTGAAACCAGATGACATCCAGTACTTCGATAAACTCTTGGTAAATGAGATTTCAGTCATACTGATGAAAGCTTCCTGATTCCCTCTGAACACGTATCAATGCCTATTTATTTGTCTGTAATTATTTGTAGGTTGATGTCGATGAATCAACTCTGAGTCCTGAAgaacagaaggagagaaaaataatgaaattactTCTGAAAATAAAGAATGGCACACCGCCTATGAGGAAGGTGAGATGAGCTGCCAGATGCATTTCTGGAATTTCATTCTACACAACTGCATTTGTTTTCAGGTTTAGTTTCAGTTGTCTGTAGGATTCTCTTTAAGAGCTTCTTCCATCTTTATCTGCTTAgtgctttcttcctcttctctctatggctttttgtttgtccATCAGTTTAATTTAGCATTGCTTTTCATCACGCAGTAGTATCAGTCACTGATTTATAGTGCTTTTTAATCAAGAGCTTTGTTATTTTTCGGATTTTGCTTCTAAATTAGTAGTGTGGCTCCTCTTTGAGTTTCAGCTTTACACATCATGCAGTACATCAGCAGTCTTTtctgcacagctttgctttAATTTGTCATAGCACCAGGCTGCCTAGTTGCAAGTAAGCATGATATAAACTTTTAGCTGGAGCTGTTCTTCATATTGGATCAGGACCGTGTTTCTCTTGGAAACTGAGCACCTGGGATTAACATCAGGGTGTATTTCTTCTCGCATTCATTTTTAAACAGACCAGCATAAAATTGTTTAAAGTGGTtttgcagtggaagaaacaagtATTTTGAAGCCTGTGGTGACAGCAAATTACGTTTTAACTTGGTTCATATCTACCTGTTCTGCGATTTAGTGTTGTTTCCTTAGTTGAATTAACAGACTGCTCGGTTTTGTTTAGGCTGCGTTGCGACAGATTACCGATAAGGCTCGGGAATTTGGAGCAGGGCCGCTGTTTAATCAAATCCTGCCTCTGCTGATGTCACCAACTCTTGAAGATCAGGAGCGGCACTTGCTTGTCAAAGTCATCGACAGAATTCTGTACAAGCTGGATGACCTGGTCCGACCATACGTGCACAAGGTCTGCTGCCCCTTTCCATTCCACCTTTCAGTTGCCTTTTCTGAGGGTTTCTGGGAGAAATGTGTATATTATCTGCATTTCAGAAGACAAGGAGGGCATGCTTTTTAACATAACTGACTTCCATATTTCCTAGTCCAAGCTTTAAGTTATTTTAGTGTGGGCTTTATAGTATTAAGACATATGCCTGCTTGGGGCAGGTGAGAAGGGGAATCTTACCTGATTTCTAGGCAGTATCTCTTGGGCCTCCTTTGGAGACAGAGATGCAGAGAGAGCATAAGGGATGATTTCCTCCCCCCCAGTCATCATAAAGCCTAAAGCTTGGATCCATAGAATCTTCTCAGTTTTCTGGAACCTGGTAGAGCCAGAAACAGTACCAAAAGTTTTAATGAAAAGATACACTAATTTGTTCATCTTTTCCAGATCCTTGTCGTCATTGAGCCACTGCTGATCGATGAAGACTACTATGCTAGAGTGGAAGgcagagaaattatttcaaacTTGGCTAAGGTAAAGTTCCATTCATTAAGGCAACTGAGTTAGATTACATGTAGCTGCATTTGAATAGACACAGTAGAAAAATTATAACTGTGCTGTAAATCCAATTTGATGTATTTTGTATGCTTTTCCTTCAGGCTGCTGGTTTGGCCACAATGATCTCCACAATGCGACCTGATATTGATAACATGGATGAATACGTCCGAAATACAACAGCTCGAGCCTTTGCTGTTGTTGCCTCTGCTTTGGGCATTCCttctctgttgcccttcttgaAAGCTGTCTGTAAAAGCAAAAAATCCTGGCAGGCTCGGCATACTGGCATCAAGATTGTACAGCAGATTGCTATTCTGATGGGTTGTGCCATCTTGCCTCATCTTAGGAGTTTGGTTGAAATTATTGAACACGGTAAGTTCTGTTTTCCCAGACAAAGATTCATGTATTCACTTCATATTCGGAAAAATTTCATATCCCTGCGAGACACAGTGATAGCAAGGTCctgttttgtgtgtggttttgacGCTGAGAGTCAGTTCAGCTGActctgaaagagaaacagtagTGTGGTTTTCCTCAAAGAAGTTAATCCCTTTTGGACTGCCCCTCtgtttttgctgttttcagCTCAGGTCACGAGAAGTGGTACTAACTACTGTTCTCTTGCAGGTCTGGTGGATGAACAGCAGAAAGTTCGCACCATCAGTGCTTTGGCTATTGCTGCTTTGGCTGAGGCAGCTACCCCCTATGGGATTGAGTCGTTTGACTCTGTCTTGAAGCCTTTATGGAAGGGTATCCGTCAACACAGAGGAAAGGTATATCTAAAATACTTCTTTAGTTTGAATTGAAATGGATTTGTATCTTCTGTAACTCACAAGAGACATTTCTGCATTTCAATAGGGCTTGGCTGCCTTTTTGAAAGCTATTGGTTACCTGATTCCACTCATGGATGCTGAGTATGCAAACTACTACACCAGAGAAGTCATGTTGATCCTTATCAGAGAGTTTCAGTCGCCTGatgaagagatgaaaaaaattgTGTTGAAGGTAGGTCAGAATGATTGTGTATAAGTGTATTAAATATGTatgttgatttaaaaaaaaaaatgaacagaacAACCGTCCCTGCACCCCACACAGAATTTAAactgttggatttttttgtttcctgtcaGGTGGTAAAGCAGTGTTGTGGTACAGATGGTGTTGAAGCAAACTACATTAAAACAGAAATCTTGCCACCTTTCTTCAAACACTTCTGGCAGCACAGAATGGCATTGGACAGAAGAAATTACAGACAggtattgtgtttttttttcagttggagaaCTATTTAGAGATGAATAGAATTCACATGACAGCTTGAGTTTTATCTAGTGTCCTGAAATTGAATCGTTTCACAAGCAATTTAGAAGCTGCACAGCTGGAAGATTCACAGCTTCTTAGCAGGCTATCAAGACATTTTCCATCTTTGGATATCAGTCAGCATCAGTTGCAAGGTCAGGGTAATTCATCCCATGTTTAAAACATTGGTTGATTTCTAAAGGCAGAATGAATTGCTTATACAGAGGGCTTTATGTGCAtgatgctgtttcttcttttcagacTAGGGAAAATTACTTTCAAGATAGataaagaaggatttttttttttgatgcttcTCTACTCACTGCTTTTGTATTTCAGTTGGTTGATACAACTGTGGAGCTGGCAAATAAAGTTGGAGCAGCAGAAATAATTTCCAGAATTgtggatgatctgaaagatgAGGCTGAGCAGTACAGAAAAATGGTCATGGAAACCATTGAGAAGATAATGGGAAATCTTGGGGCAGCAGACATCGATCATAAACTGGAAGAACAACTCATTGATGGTATCTTGTATGCCTTCCAGGAACAGACCACAGAGGTATGGCCAAGGGCATTTAgtgtttggtttgctttagCTGTAAACCAGCTCTCTGTTGGTTATACAGAAATGTCTGCTTCTAAATTATGTTGTTAGAATCCATTCTTAGCGCTGTAATCTATAAAATTCAGAAATATTCCAGAGTTTATTTAGATGGTACCAAGTTTAATTAAAACATAGTGTGACTGCTGGTctcattcttctttctttttgcacTCAGGATTCAGTGATGCTGAATGGCTTTGGCACAGTGGTTAATGCTCTGGGTAAAAGAGTGAAGCCCTACTTGCCACAGATCTGTGGTACAGTGCTCTGGCGGCTGAACAACAAATCAGCCAAAGTtaggcagcaggctgctgaccTGATCTCTCGGACTGCAGTTGTCATGAAGACCTGTCAAGAGGTATTGTATTGACTTCTACCAAATTTGCTTTagtatgtcatagaatcattgaggttggaaaagacctctaagatcatcaagtccaactgtaacctaactaccatggccactaaactatatcctgaagagGCCCATCTACATGCTTCTTGCACATCTCCAAGGATGACAGCTCCACcttctccctgggcagtctgttccaacgCCTCCCCGCTCTTTAAGTAAtcaattttttccttatctccaacctaaacctcctctggcacaacctaagtccatttcctcttgtcctattgctggtaacttgggagaagagactaacaccagcctcactccaacctcctttcaggaggagagagagagcaacgaggtctcccctcagccttctcttctccagctaaacaaccccagcaccctcagcttCTCCGtgttctccaaacccctcaccagccctgttgcTGGACCTCAGGACCTCCaggacctcagtgtctttcaaAGTCACAGTAACGAGTGGAAACAATCACCAACTAACTGctatgtggttttttttgtttgtttttatttggctGTAGGAAAAACTGATGGGACACTTGGGTGTTGTGCTGTATGagtacctgggagaagagtacCCTGAAGTACTGGGCAGCATACTTGGAGCACTGAAGGCTATTGTGAACGTTATAGGTAGGTTTGTGCATTGATTACATCTTAgttccacaaaaaaaaagaaaaaaagaaaaggcattgTGATACTGAATACACCTCTCTGAATTCAATAGGTATGCACAAGATGACACCACCCATCAAAGATCTGCTGCCACGCCTTACGCCTATTTTGAAGAACAGGCATGAGAAAGTACAGGAAAATTGTATTGATCTTGTGGGGCGCATTGCAGACAGGTAAGGTGACCAGTAATGAAAACGTGACCCTCTGTGTGGGCAATGCTTGTAGAAAAAGCTAAAGCTTGACTGTCAGGTTTGGCATCTGGGTATTTGTTTTCATATCTCTTGATGCTTCTTCAGTGGAGCATAAAGCATATGCTGAGATATTTAGCAGCTGGTCTGTTCGATGTGTTATAATTTCTTCTGTAATCACTTGGTAAGGAGTGTTTTCCACTTATGCAAACTTAGAATGCACACAATAGAatgttgggtattaggaaaaagcTCTTTACGTTGAGGGTcgttaaacactggaacaggttgcccagagaagtggttgaggTTCTatcactggagatattcaaggggaggcttgatggggctccaggtagcctgatctagttgaggatgcccctgcttactgcagggagtttggactagatgacctttagaggtcccttccaacccaggtgtttctatgattctatgaccctgatctagttggaagtgttCCCTGatggctgcagggggggttaGACAAgaggacctttgaaggtcctttccaacttgatgcaatctgtgaatctgaaatTGAATGTCCTGTTAACCAGTGAAGGTCTAATGTTAACAGATAACTAATGAACAATTGCTTAAGCAGCATCCCTTTGTTGATAGCAGACGGGTGCTGCAATGTCTGTGGTTTTATCTAACATCACTGAAGAGGTAACTCGCTTTATTCTCTTGCAGAGGTGCAGAGTATGTTTCTGCCAGGGAATGGATGAGGATCTGCTTTGAACTGCTTGAATTACTAAAAGCCCACAAGAAAGCTATCCGAAGAGCCACAGTGAACACTTTTGGGTACATTGCAAAAGCTATTGGGTAAGTTGATGTAATGTTTATCCACTTCTATGCATGATTACCTAATCTAATGATAATTGTGAATTTTCTGGTGTCAAACGCTCCAGCTTCTGTACATTCAGATTGTACAAACTTTGTCAGAGGAGAGTACAGTCACCTATTGTGACtactgcaggctgctgcacGTTTGGACTTTTTATAGACTAGCAAGATTAGATCTGGTAGTAAAAGCTGTTTGTCATTAAGTTTTTGATACTGTGATATGCATTCAGACCCTCTATTTTTTTATAAACTTTCCTTTAAATAATACCTTTTTACCCCCTTCTAAATGAATCCTTTTATTGGTTTGCAAAGGATTTTTTACCACTAAGGTGATACTGCAAGACAGCAAGTTGTAGACTGAAGCACGATTGTCATCTCTATGCGTATTCTTAAAGTAACTGTGCTTATCTGTACAAGAGATTTCCTTCCTTTGTCACTGTCCCTAGTTTGACACAAGTTATTATCTGAGGGATCAGAGTCTTAgtggggaggctgctgctgtcctgcagagtttacagaggcaggaaaaaagctaaatctagaggaaaaaaaaatgttggttATAAAAACAAGATCATGTAGTTGCTTCAGCTGTTTCAGTTTCCTGGATTTAAGTTGTTAGCCAGTTACCTGAACTCATTTTAAGGGCTGAATCTTGCTTTTCTACCACTTGGTTTTGAAACTCAACTGGTTTGTGgtgagtttttttgttgttttgtttcttgttttgtttcttgttttgtttcttgttttgtttcttgttttgtttcttgttttgtttcttgttttgtttcttgttttgtttcttgttttgtttcttgttttgtttcttgttttgtttcttgttttgtttcttgttttgtttcttgttttgtttcttgttttgtttcttgttttgtttcttgttttgtttcttgttttgtttcttgttttgtttcttgttttgtttcttgttttgtttcttgttttgtttcttgttttgtttcttgttttgtttcttgttttgtttcttgttttgtttcttgttttgtttcttgttttgtttcttgttttgtttcttgttttgtttcttgttttgtttcttgttttgtttcttgttttgtttcttgttttgtttcttgttttgtttcttgttttgtttcttgttttgtttcttgttttgtttcttgttttgtttcttgttttgtttcttgttttgtttcttgttttgtttcttgttttgtttcttgttttgtttcttgttttgtttcttgttttgtttctttctcctgaTCCTCACTGAATCCATTGACACAGATGCACATGTCTCTTTCAGACCTCACGATGTACTGGCTACACTGCTCAACAACCTGAAAGTACAGGAGAGGCAGAACAGAGTGTGTACTACAGTAGCAATTGCTATTGTAGCTGAGACTTGCTCACCTTTCACAGTGCTGCCTGCACTCATGAATGAGTACAGAGTGCCAGAACTGAATGTCCAGAATGGTGTGTTAAAATCCCTGTCTTTCCTCTTTGAATACATTGGAGAGATGGGCAAAGATTACATTTATGCTGTTACACCATTGCTTGAAGATGCTTTAATGGACAGGTGAGTGCACTTTTACCTATCTAGGGTACAGTTAGCCACAGTCACATCTGTTAAATCTTCATGATATCAAATATGTGTTGTCCTTGTTTGCTGAAGGGGTTAAGGGACCAGCATGATTAGGAAGCCCTTGTCTGCAGGTAGTAAAGATTTATACACCTGCTTTACTAATACTTAAAGGATTAAAATTATAAAAGCTTCTTAAGGGAGTCATAGCTTCCTACATTCAAACAGATTTTGATAATTTTGATTGTTA from Indicator indicator isolate 239-I01 chromosome 5, UM_Iind_1.1, whole genome shotgun sequence harbors:
- the SF3B1 gene encoding splicing factor 3B subunit 1 isoform X2, whose protein sequence is MNARTYMDVMREQHLTKEEREIRQQLAEKAKAGELKVVNGAASQPPSKRKRRWDQTADQTPGATPKKLSSWDQAETPGHTPSLRWDETPGRAKGSETPGATPGSKIWDPTPSHTPAGAATPGRDTPGHATPGHGGATSSARKNRWDETPKTERDTPGHGSGWAETPRTDRGGDSIGETPTPGASKRKSRWDETPASQMGGSTPVLTPGKTPIGTPAMNMATPTPGHIMSMTPEQLQAWRWEREIDERNRPLSDEELDAMFPEGYKVLPPPAGYVPIRTPARKLTATPTPLGGMTGFHMQTEDRTMKSVNDQPSGNLPFLKPDDIQYFDKLLVDVDESTLSPEEQKERKIMKLLLKIKNGTPPMRKAALRQITDKAREFGAGPLFNQILPLLMSPTLEDQERHLLVKVIDRILYKLDDLVRPYVHKILVVIEPLLIDEDYYARVEGREIISNLAKAAGLATMISTMRPDIDNMDEYVRNTTARAFAVVASALGIPSLLPFLKAVCKSKKSWQARHTGIKIVQQIAILMGCAILPHLRSLVEIIEHGLVDEQQKVRTISALAIAALAEAATPYGIESFDSVLKPLWKGIRQHRGKGLAAFLKAIGYLIPLMDAEYANYYTREVMLILIREFQSPDEEMKKIVLKVVKQCCGTDGVEANYIKTEILPPFFKHFWQHRMALDRRNYRQLVDTTVELANKVGAAEIISRIVDDLKDEAEQYRKMVMETIEKIMGNLGAADIDHKLEEQLIDGILYAFQEQTTEDSVMLNGFGTVVNALGKRVKPYLPQICGTVLWRLNNKSAKVRQQAADLISRTAVVMKTCQEEKLMGHLGVVLYEYLGEEYPEVLGSILGALKAIVNVIGMHKMTPPIKDLLPRLTPILKNRHEKVQENCIDLVGRIADRGAEYVSAREWMRICFELLELLKAHKKAIRRATVNTFGYIAKAIGPHDVLATLLNNLKVQERQNRVCTTVAIAIVAETCSPFTVLPALMNEYRVPELNVQNGVLKSLSFLFEYIGEMGKDYIYAVTPLLEDALMDRDLVHRQTASAVVQHMSLGVYGFGCEDSLNHLLNYVWPNVFETSPHVIQAVMGALEGLRVAIGPCRMLQYCLQGLFHPARKVRDVYWKIYNSIYIGSQDALIAHYPRIYNDEKNTYIRYELDYIL
- the SF3B1 gene encoding splicing factor 3B subunit 1 isoform X1: MAKIAKTHEDIEAQIREIQGKKPALDEAQGVGLDSTGYYDQEIYGGSDSRFAGYVTSIAATELEDDDDDYPSTSLLGQKKPGYHAPVALLNDIPQSTEQYDPFAEHRPQKIADREDEYKKHRRMMIISPERLDPFADGGKTPDPKMNARTYMDVMREQHLTKEEREIRQQLAEKAKAGELKVVNGAASQPPSKRKRRWDQTADQTPGATPKKLSSWDQAETPGHTPSLRWDETPGRAKGSETPGATPGSKIWDPTPSHTPAGAATPGRDTPGHATPGHGGATSSARKNRWDETPKTERDTPGHGSGWAETPRTDRGGDSIGETPTPGASKRKSRWDETPASQMGGSTPVLTPGKTPIGTPAMNMATPTPGHIMSMTPEQLQAWRWEREIDERNRPLSDEELDAMFPEGYKVLPPPAGYVPIRTPARKLTATPTPLGGMTGFHMQTEDRTMKSVNDQPSGNLPFLKPDDIQYFDKLLVDVDESTLSPEEQKERKIMKLLLKIKNGTPPMRKAALRQITDKAREFGAGPLFNQILPLLMSPTLEDQERHLLVKVIDRILYKLDDLVRPYVHKILVVIEPLLIDEDYYARVEGREIISNLAKAAGLATMISTMRPDIDNMDEYVRNTTARAFAVVASALGIPSLLPFLKAVCKSKKSWQARHTGIKIVQQIAILMGCAILPHLRSLVEIIEHGLVDEQQKVRTISALAIAALAEAATPYGIESFDSVLKPLWKGIRQHRGKGLAAFLKAIGYLIPLMDAEYANYYTREVMLILIREFQSPDEEMKKIVLKVVKQCCGTDGVEANYIKTEILPPFFKHFWQHRMALDRRNYRQLVDTTVELANKVGAAEIISRIVDDLKDEAEQYRKMVMETIEKIMGNLGAADIDHKLEEQLIDGILYAFQEQTTEDSVMLNGFGTVVNALGKRVKPYLPQICGTVLWRLNNKSAKVRQQAADLISRTAVVMKTCQEEKLMGHLGVVLYEYLGEEYPEVLGSILGALKAIVNVIGMHKMTPPIKDLLPRLTPILKNRHEKVQENCIDLVGRIADRGAEYVSAREWMRICFELLELLKAHKKAIRRATVNTFGYIAKAIGPHDVLATLLNNLKVQERQNRVCTTVAIAIVAETCSPFTVLPALMNEYRVPELNVQNGVLKSLSFLFEYIGEMGKDYIYAVTPLLEDALMDRDLVHRQTASAVVQHMSLGVYGFGCEDSLNHLLNYVWPNVFETSPHVIQAVMGALEGLRVAIGPCRMLQYCLQGLFHPARKVRDVYWKIYNSIYIGSQDALIAHYPRIYNDEKNTYIRYELDYIL